The following coding sequences lie in one Numida meleagris isolate 19003 breed g44 Domestic line chromosome Z, NumMel1.0, whole genome shotgun sequence genomic window:
- the GRHPR gene encoding glyoxylate reductase/hydroxypyruvate reductase, translating into MRRAMAVFVTRRIPAEGLRVLSEAAGCLVQQWDSEEPVPRRELLAGVAGKEGLLCLLSDRIDREVLDAAGPSLKVISTMSVGFDHLALDEIKKRGIRVGYTPDVLTDATAELSVALLLATCRRLPEAVGEVKTGGWTTWKPLWMCGYGLSGSTVGIIGLGRIGQAVARRLKPFGVKNFLYTGSHPKPESAAEFQAEFVPLTKLAQESDFVVVTCALTPDTQGMCNKNFFSRMKKTSVFINTSRGAVVNQEDLYDALVSGQIAAAGLDVTTPEPLPTDHPLLKLRNCVILPHIGSATYATRSTMAVLAADNLLAGLRGEPMPHELLL; encoded by the exons aTGCGCCGGGCCATGGCGGTGTTCGTGACGCGGCGGATCCCGGCCGAGGGGCTGCGGGTCCTCTCGGAAGCGGCGGG GTGCCTTGTGCAGCAGTGGGACTCGGAGGAGCCCGTCCCGCGGCGCGAGCTGCTGGCGGGGGTGGCGGGCAAGGAGGGGCTGCTGTGCCTCCTGTCCGACCGCATCGACCGCGAGGTGCTGGACGCCGCGG GGCCCAGCCTGAAAGTCATCAGCACCATGTCCGTGGGGTTCGACCACCTCGCCCTGGACGAGATCAAGAAGCG GGGCATCCGCGTGGGGTACACCCCCGACGTCCTGACCGATGCCACCGCGGAGCTCTCCGTGGCCCTGCTCCTCGCCACGTGCCGGCGGCTGCCGGAGGCGGTCGGGGAGGTGAAGAC CGGTGGCTGGACAACCTGGAAGCCCTTGTGGATGTGTGGCTACGGGCTGTCTGGTAGTACAGTGGGCATCATAGGTCTGGGAAGAATAG GGCAGGCGGTTGCCCGCCGTCTGAAGCCATTTGGGGTCAAGAACTTTTTGTACACTGGAAGTCACCCGAAACCAGAGAGTGCTGCAGAGTTTCAAGCTGAGTTTg TCCCACTCACAAAGCTGGCCCAAGAGTCGGACTTTGTCGTCGTGACGTGTGCTTTGACTCCTGACACGCAGGGAATGTGCAACAAGAATTTCTTCAGCAGGATGAAGAAGACTTCTGTGTTCATCAACACGAGCAG GGGGGCTGTGGTGAACCAGGAAGATTTGTATGATGCGTTAGTCAGCGGCCAGATTGCAGCTGCAGGCCTGGATGTCACAACGCCGGAGCCACTGCCCACCGACCACCCCCTGCTCAAACTCAGGAACTGTG TTATCCTGCCACACATCGGGAGTGCCACCTATGCCACGCGGAGCACcatggcagtgctggctgctgacAACCTGCTGGCCGGCCTGCGGGGAGAGCCTATGCCccatgagctgctgctgtga